Genomic window (Thomasclavelia spiroformis DSM 1552):
ATTAAAGGGAACTTTATCAATTATGGTTGGTGGTGATAAAAAAATTTTTGAAAAAATCAAACCTGTATTAAATGTTTTAGGAACAAATATTAATTATGTTGGAAATGCTGGCAGTGGTCAACATGCTAAAATGGCTAATCAAATTGCTATTGCCGGAACATTAGCTAGTGTTTGTGAAGCCATTAGTTATGCTAAAAAAGCTAATTTAGATTGTCAATTAGTCCTTGATTGTATTTCTAATGGAGCAGCTGGTTCTTGGCAAATGAGCAATAATGGTTATAAAATGTTAAAAGATGATTTTGAACCAGGATTTTATATTAAGCATTTTATCAAAGATATGGATATCGCTAAAAATGAAGCTAATCATAATAACCTTGATTTACCAGTTTTAAATGATGTTTTAAAAATGTTTAAAACATTACAAGAAAAAGGCTATGATAATTTAGGTACTCAAGCATTAATTAAATATTATCAAGATAGTTAGTTTTCTAAACTATCTTTTTTATTTGCTTTAATCATTGCTATTACCATAATTACCATAGCGATAAACTTATATAAATTAAACTTTTCACCTAAAAACAAAGCTCCTATATATGTAAATACGGGATTCAAACCTAATAAAAAACTTGTTTTTACACTACCTATTTCATGTACGGCTTTAAAATAAATTAATTGAATCAAAGCAAAACCAACACCAGAAAACAATATAAATAAAATCCATAACACTAATGAAATATCATTTAGATTATTAGTCTTTAAAGTAAATAAATTTACTATAAATAATTCAATAAATCCC
Coding sequences:
- a CDS encoding NAD(P)-dependent oxidoreductase; translated protein: MMKIGFIGVGVMGKGMVKNLCKANYDVSIYTRTKDKVLDILDQVTWCDSIKECVKDKDIIMTMVGFPKDVEEIYFESDGIIENVNPNSILIDFTTSTPCLSQKIYKICKDKQIFSLDAPVSGGDIGALKGTLSIMVGGDKKIFEKIKPVLNVLGTNINYVGNAGSGQHAKMANQIAIAGTLASVCEAISYAKKANLDCQLVLDCISNGAAGSWQMSNNGYKMLKDDFEPGFYIKHFIKDMDIAKNEANHNNLDLPVLNDVLKMFKTLQEKGYDNLGTQALIKYYQDS